TACACGCTGGATTGTTTCGTCAAACACACGCTGTAGACGTATAAATTGTTTATCTAGTTGCTGTAAGCTTTGCATCGGAATGCGCTGCTTCTTCTTTGCAGCCTGACTAAATTGCTGAAAGAGAGCTGTTTCTTCCATTGTACCAATTTGGCCAAAAACATATTTCCATTGTGTATATGAAAAGACCGTTTCATCCTGTTGCATAGCTGCTTGAATAACTTGATGGGCTTCGTCAATAATCCAACCATCGATTTGTGTAAAAATTGGCGTTTGACGAACTAAATCACTAATTACCATCGAGTGATTCGTCACGATGCAATCCGCTGTTGCACTATTTTTTAATGCTTGCTCGTAGAAATCAAAGCCTTTTGTCGATTTTTCGTCAGGTATTTTGCGGATTTTTTCTAAAAATAGCTGTCCTCCACCAGAAACATTAAGTTCACTTAACACACCAGTTTGGGTTTTTGTCAGCCATACTAGCAATTGTAAAATTGTAAAGGTATCGTCATATGATTCATCTGCATATGCTATACATTGCTCAAAGCGTGCGAGGTCAATATAATGTTGCATGCCTTTAAGTACAGCAACATTTACTTTTGTGCCAAGAATTTTTTCGATTTTTGGTAGTTCCTCTTCTACAAGCTGCTCCTGTAAATGTGCTGTATACGTACTAATCGCTATCTTTTTATTGTGCGCTCGTGCATATAAAATACAAGGTAAAAGATAACCAACCGTTTTACCGATGCCTGTAGAAGCCTCGATAATACATTCTTCTTTCCTGTTTAATGCTTGCCAAATCGTATCCATCATTGCAAATTGAGCAGGTCGTTGCTCGAAGTTAGGCATAGCCTTTGTCATCATCGCTTCTTTGTCTTTTGCCGTTTGAGGATAAGGTGCTAGTTCCGGTTTAAAAACCTGTTTTTGACGACCATCACAAATCGCAAAATTGCGATAGTAGGTAATATGTTCATCAGTCGAACTTTGATGGCGTTTTATTTGTAGTGCCTCAAAGAAAAGCTGGGATAAATTAGATTTTAAACGGAACGAGCGTTTATGCATTTGTTCAAGCGTTAGCTGCGGAAGGTTTAGAAGCTCATTCCAACTACGTTTAAAAAGCTCAGCTGTTGCAAGTGCGTCATCGTCCGCTCTATGTGCATTTTCAAGTTCAATATTTAAATCCGCTGCTAAATCACCTAGCTTAAAACTAAGTGACATAGGGAATAAAATTTTTGCTAGCTCTACCGTATCCATTTTCTTACCATGCCATTTCGGTAAACCAGCTCGTTTGAATTCTGCTTGTAAAAAGGATAAGTCAAAATCGGTATTATGCGCGACAAAAACACAATCGGCAATCAATTCATATATGTAGTCCGCATGTGCCTCGAACGGCAAGGCATCTTTGACATCCTCGTCCGTAATATGCGTTAAATCTTGAATAAAGGACGGAATAGATTTACCTGGATGAATAAATTTTGTATAAGTTCGTTCTATTTCCCAATCCTTCATAATTACAATGGCAATTTGAATCATACGGTCACCATTTGCTGGAGAATGACCTGTCGTCTCCAAATCAACAATTGCATACTTTTGACTTTCCATCATACATCTCAACTCACAGTTCACATTAGATAGATGAATTTTATCATAAATTCATCGCGCTGGTCATCCTTCCACCATCTTGGATGAAAGAAAACGCTTTTTCGCTAATGTTTTTCCATAAAACTCCTTAAAATTGTTTGAAAATTGTTTGAGTGACTGGCACTTTTACATAATTCCAAAATTGTTTCAGAATTGTGTGAGTGCCTGACACTTTTACATAGACAACTAGCAAAACATAGGCTTCTAAAAGCGTAAAAATCCACTTCACTTTCCGCGGGCACAATGTAAGCCGCAACCGTCGCTATCGCGCCGCCTTTTGCGTCTTACATTGCGTGCTATTCCCGCAGGAGTCTTCGTGGATTTTTACTTAGTTATAATAAATTTTCCTACTTGCAGTGCTGCTTAATTTCAAAATTGTTTCAGAATTGTATGAGTGACTGGCACTTTTACATAGACAACTAGCAAAACGTAGGCTTCTAAAAGCGTAAAAATCCACTTCGCTTTCCGGCGGGCACAATGTAAGCCGCAACCGTCGCTATCGCGCCGCCTGTTGCGTCTTACATTGTGTGTTATTCCGCAGGAGTCTTCGTGGATTTTTACTTAGTTATAATAAATTTTCTTACTTGCAGTGCTGCTTGATTTCAGAATTGTTCCAGAATTGTGTGAGTGACTGGCACTACAATATAGTGGCTTCAGGCTCGTAGGCAATCATTTCTTTTATTGTATTACCTTCTCCCATAATCGCTACAGTTGGTTTATGTTCTTTTGCCTCTGCATTATCCACATAAACATAAGAGATAATAATGACGATGTCTCCGCGTTGTACAAGGCGCGCTGCTGCACCATTTACACAAATAACACCTGAGCCACGCTCACCTGCAATAATATAAGTTTCAAAGCGAGCACCATTATTATTATTTACGATATGCACTTTTTCGTTTGGTAGCATACCAACTGCATCTAAAATATCCTCATCGATTGTGATGGATCCTACATAATTTAAATCCGCTTCCGTTACAGTAGCACGGTGGATTTTGCTATTCATCATCATTCGTAACATGTTATTTTCCTTCTTTCACATTAAAGATACAATTATCGATTAATCGCGTTTGACCGATATAGACAGCAGCTGCTAAAAGGACTTGTTCCGTTTGAGCTGTTACTGGTAGTAGGTCTGGGTAAGCCAATAATTCAATATAATCAATTTTTCCATGTGTGCGTGCAGTGATGTGCGCCTTTGCTTTTGCCAGTGCCCCAGTTGCATCACCATTTGCTAGAAAGCTATCTCTAGCAAGCTGTAAAGCCTCATATATAGCCGGTGCTTCACTACGATCTTTAGCATTCAAATAGACATTGCGCGAAGATTTTGCTAAGCCATCCTCCTCACGTACGATAGGCACGACACGCATTTCTAACGGGAAATGATAATCACGTATCATCGTAGCGATAATAGCCGCTTGCTGTGCATCCTTTTGACCGAAATACGCACGGGTTGGCTGAGTTAAGTGAAATAAAATTGATACGACCTGTAATACGCCATCAAAATGCCCTGGTCGGCTTGCGCCACATAAAATTGTTGCCTGCTCGCCTGCATAGATGCGAATACCACCATTATGCGGATATATTTCTTCAACACTTGGTGCAAAAACAATATCTACACCTACAGATCGTGCTAAAGCCGTGTCTCGTTCTAAATCACGAGGATAACTTTCAAAGTCCTCGTTTGGACCAAATTGCGTCGGATTAACGAAAATACTCATAACAACAAGGTCATTTTCTACACGTGCTTTTGACGCTAATGTTAAATGGCCTTCATGCAAATAACCCATCGTTGGCACTAAACCAATTGTTTTTTGCGCTTTCTTAGCTGTTTGAATTTCTGCAGTTAGTGCTTCGATTGTCATGATGACTTTCATTTATTTAACGCCTCCGTATAACTGATCCAATGCTTCATCCTTCATCGTGAAGGAGTGGTTTAATGTAGGGAATGTCCCAGTCTTCACTGCATTTACAAAATTAGCAATACCACTACTTGCTTCACTTCCCATATCGGCATAGCGTTCCACAAATTTTGGTACATGATGTGATCCATAGCTAAGCATGTCATGGAAAACTAACACTTGTCCATCTGCTTCAAGTCCAGCGCCAATGCCAATCGTAGGAATAATTAGTGCAGCGGAAACTAGCTCTGTTAGCTGGTGTGGAATACATTCTAATACAATTGCACAAGCGCCAGCAGCTTCACACTTTTTGGCATCCTCAATAAGTTGTTTTGCCTGTTCGGCTGTCTTCCCTTGTACCTTATAGCCCCCAAGCACTCCTGCTAATTGCGGTTGCAAGCCTAAGTGCGCAACGACTGGGATCCCTGCTGATGTTAATTTACTTATAACCGGCAGTACATCCCCTGCACCCTCTAGCTTAAGAGCATCTGCACCAGTCTCCTGCATCATAGATACCGCAGTTTTTAAAGTGTCGTTAATATCACCTTGATAAGACCCAAATGGCATATCCACGATAACAAACGTATTTTTTGCCCCACGACGGACAGCTTTTGCATGGTGAACCATATCCGCTACGGTAACTGGCATCGTTGAAGGATAACCAAGCACTACCATTCCAAGCGAATCCCCTACGAGAATCATTTCAACGCCTGCTTCTTCTGCAAATGTTGCGGAAGGGTAATCGTACGCCGTTAACATAACGATTTTCTCTCCTGCTGCTTTCATTTTTAAAAAATCTGATGTCGTCTTCATTGTGTAGTCCTCCTTTTTTTAAGGAAAAAAACAAAAAGACCTTTCTATTCCTTAAAATGGACAGAAAGGTCATGTGTTCGTTCAGAACCGTTTTACCTCATTGTTGTTAACATACCAGCAGGATTTTGTTTGCTATGCAACTAAAAATCCGTGATATGACGATGAGGTTTTAACTTCATTTAAACAAATAGAAACCAGCCATTTCAACTTTTATAGTTAGGCTATTTCTACTGAATCAAGTTAAATTTTGAACGCATCGTTTTCTTCCGTCCCTGTCTATAAAGATCAAGGCAGATATTTGTTGTAATTTGTAAATTGCTTTTGAAGGTGCCGTTCACAAAGGATACTGCCCTTCAGCACTACTATAACAGATTCCAATTAATCTTCAAATATTTTTTTCTAGCAATGGACGTCCCCTAGTATTTCGTTCGAACATTTTTTTCACAAAAATTGACAAACACATATTATACGTCATATACTATCAGCATACTATACAGCATATAATATAAAACCTTGTATAGGTAATTGAATGTGAGGTGGAAAGATGACATTTCAGCTAGGCTCCGCATTACTCGATGCTTGTGTACTTGCGATTGTTGATAAGGAAGATGCATACGGCTACTCATTAACACAGCAGGTACAATCTGTGATGGATATATCCGAATCAACGCTGTATCCGGTTTTACGCCGTTTACAAAAAGCAAACTACCTAACAACATATGACCAGCCCTACCAAGGGAGAAATAGACGGTATTATCAAATAACCGAGCAAGGGCGTATACGATTGCTAGAGCTTTTACAGGAGTGGCAAATGTATAAGCAAAAAGTTGACTGTGTACTTTTAGGAGGGAAATTAGATGGATAGAGTAAGCTATTTAAAAAAGCTACGAGGCAAATTAAGTCGGCTTCCTGCGCATGAGCTAAATGCTGCGCTTGTCTATTATGAAGAGTATTTTGATGAAGCAGGCGCAGAAAATGAGCAGCAAGTCATTTCACAACTAGGTTCTCCCTCTGTTGTTGCTTCACAAATAATGGCTGACTTTGCTTTAAAGGACTTAGATGCAACACCCGCTTCTACAAAGAAAAATATGACCGCTATTTGGCTCATTATTCTTGCAATATTGTCGGCACCATTATCTTTACCAATACTAGCAGTTGCGGTAGCACTTATGATATCGGTTGGAGCAGTCATTTTTAGCGTTGTTGTGGCGATTGTTGCAACAGTTCTAAGCATCTTTTTAGGCGGTGTTGTGGCACTCATTGCAGGCTTCTTTGTTTTAACAGAGCACTGGCCAACAGCATTGCTCTTTATGGGAATAGGACTAATTGTTACAGGATTGGGTGTTTTACTTTTCCCTGCCGTAGCACGCTTGATTAAGAAAATTGGTCTTGTTTGTGTGGAAGTATTGGCAAGTTTATTCCGTAAAATTACAAAAAAGCGTAAAGGGGGATTTTAGATGATTTCGAGATCTAAGCTCATTGCGCTTAGTATGATTACTTTAGGTATTTTACTTGCCGTAATTGGTTTTTCCTCTGGAGGAAGATGGTTTATCATAAAAGAAGATAACGGCTTCACTGTCCCAGCTAAAAATGGGCTCGAAAATAATTTTTATGCACTTGAAGCATTTACAGATCTACACATAAACAATGACTACGGGGATGTTGAAATACTTCAGTCAGATAGCTATACATTAGAAACAAACGTTATGAAAAATACGGACGTAACTTATAGTATGAAAGATGGCACTTTGACAGTTGAAACGAAAAGTAAAAGAAAAAGCGGTATGACGATTGGCATCGGGACATTCAAATCACCTTCCATAAAAATTACTGTTCCAAAAGATACAAAATTAAATTCCATAGTTATTGACAGTAATTTTGGCGATACAACGCTTAAAGGATTCGATTACAAGCAATTAAGCCTTAATGAAGATTATGGAGATATTCTACTGAAGAATATTGCAGGAGAAAAAACCGAGATTACTCAGTCTTTCGGTGATTTAACACTCAAGCAATTTAAAAGTAGCGGTCTTGTTGTTGAAAGTGAACATGGGGATATTACTATTAATGGGACACTGAACGGTCAATCCAACATCACCTCTAGCTTTGGAGATACTTTACTACACTTAGACAATAAAAAAAGTGATGTAGGTTTCGAATTGAATACAAGCTTCGGAGATATTTCAGTAAATGATAGTTCGCAAAATAGTAAGGTTTCTCAGCTCCTTGCAGGAGAAAATCAGCTAAGCGTTTCACTTTTACATGGAGATATAGCATTATCTCTAAAATGATAACAAGATGCTGGGATAAAATAGAAAAAGAGTTAGATTGATTGCAATCAATCTAACTCTTTTTTGCTATGCCGTTGATGGCATGGCCGGTACAACGGTCGCTTTTCGCTAGAGTTATCTTTTACCCCTGTTTCAAAAAGCATTGTCGAGTAATTTAATTTTTTATAAAATTTTAATATCCCCCGAATAAATTGTTCGAATTGTACCATCATTTAATGTTAGCTGTAGCACACCTTCATCTGTAATGCCGCTAGCAATGCCTTCAAAACGTTCTCGTAAAGTCGTCACTTCGATACGTTGTCCTATTGTGCATGACATTTGCTCCCATAGCTCTTTAATACTGGAGAAGCCCTCTTTTACGAATAGCTCAGTAAACTGCTCTAAATATTGTAAAATCGTTGCGACAAGTGCAGCACGATTAATTTCTTCTCCTGCAGCTATGCGTAGCGATGTGGCAATATTTGCGATGTCAGGAGAAAAATCTTTTTCTTGCTGGTTAGCATTGATACCAATCCCGACAAGTAATGCTTGTACAAGGTCTGCCTCTGCCTGCATTTCTGTTAAAATCCCCGTACATTTTTTGCCGTTTATAAGTAAATCATTTGGCCATTTTATTGCAGGCTCTACATGTTTATATAATGTTTTAATGGCCATTGTAACTGCAACGGCAACGACAAGTGTAAATGAAGATGCTTGCTGTGGTGATACATCAGGTCGTAAAATAATGGTCATCCAAATACCTGTACCTTTTGCTGATTCCCATGGTCTAGACATGCGACCACGCCCTGCCGTTTGTTCTTCACCAATAACAATCGTTCCATCTGGGGCACCTTCTTGTGCTAGCTTATGCGCAATTGATTGTGTAGAATCCACGACATCAAAATAGTGAATTTGTCGTCCTAACCGCTCTGTTTTTAAAAATAATTCTAATTGTGTTGGACTTAAGCTATTCGGCACACCAGTTAACACATAGCCTTTTTTCTTAACCGTTTCAAAAGTGTAGCCTTCCTCCTGTAACGTCTGCATATGCTTCCAAATTGCAGTACGTGACACCCCTAGTGAATCTGCCAAGTCTTGTCCTGAAACTGCCTCACCGCTAGCTGCTAATAATCTTTTTAAAATTTCATCCTTCATGGACATACTCATACTCAAACCAATCCTTTAGTATTTTTCTTCATTGCACCTAATCACAACAGTGGCATTTCAAATATATCATCTATAACGAACTTGTCTCGTTAGCAAGAGATGCAATAAGATTTACCATTCATGCTTTAAAATACTGT
The genomic region above belongs to Lysinibacillus sp. FSL W8-0992 and contains:
- the panC gene encoding pantoate--beta-alanine ligase, with the protein product MKVIMTIEALTAEIQTAKKAQKTIGLVPTMGYLHEGHLTLASKARVENDLVVMSIFVNPTQFGPNEDFESYPRDLERDTALARSVGVDIVFAPSVEEIYPHNGGIRIYAGEQATILCGASRPGHFDGVLQVVSILFHLTQPTRAYFGQKDAQQAAIIATMIRDYHFPLEMRVVPIVREEDGLAKSSRNVYLNAKDRSEAPAIYEALQLARDSFLANGDATGALAKAKAHITARTHGKIDYIELLAYPDLLPVTAQTEQVLLAAAVYIGQTRLIDNCIFNVKEGK
- a CDS encoding DUF1700 domain-containing protein, translated to MDRVSYLKKLRGKLSRLPAHELNAALVYYEEYFDEAGAENEQQVISQLGSPSVVASQIMADFALKDLDATPASTKKNMTAIWLIILAILSAPLSLPILAVAVALMISVGAVIFSVVVAIVATVLSIFLGGVVALIAGFFVLTEHWPTALLFMGIGLIVTGLGVLLFPAVARLIKKIGLVCVEVLASLFRKITKKRKGGF
- a CDS encoding PadR family transcriptional regulator, with protein sequence MTFQLGSALLDACVLAIVDKEDAYGYSLTQQVQSVMDISESTLYPVLRRLQKANYLTTYDQPYQGRNRRYYQITEQGRIRLLELLQEWQMYKQKVDCVLLGGKLDG
- the panB gene encoding 3-methyl-2-oxobutanoate hydroxymethyltransferase, with translation MKTTSDFLKMKAAGEKIVMLTAYDYPSATFAEEAGVEMILVGDSLGMVVLGYPSTMPVTVADMVHHAKAVRRGAKNTFVIVDMPFGSYQGDINDTLKTAVSMMQETGADALKLEGAGDVLPVISKLTSAGIPVVAHLGLQPQLAGVLGGYKVQGKTAEQAKQLIEDAKKCEAAGACAIVLECIPHQLTELVSAALIIPTIGIGAGLEADGQVLVFHDMLSYGSHHVPKFVERYADMGSEASSGIANFVNAVKTGTFPTLNHSFTMKDEALDQLYGGVK
- the dinG gene encoding ATP-dependent DNA helicase DinG; protein product: MMESQKYAIVDLETTGHSPANGDRMIQIAIVIMKDWEIERTYTKFIHPGKSIPSFIQDLTHITDEDVKDALPFEAHADYIYELIADCVFVAHNTDFDLSFLQAEFKRAGLPKWHGKKMDTVELAKILFPMSLSFKLGDLAADLNIELENAHRADDDALATAELFKRSWNELLNLPQLTLEQMHKRSFRLKSNLSQLFFEALQIKRHQSSTDEHITYYRNFAICDGRQKQVFKPELAPYPQTAKDKEAMMTKAMPNFEQRPAQFAMMDTIWQALNRKEECIIEASTGIGKTVGYLLPCILYARAHNKKIAISTYTAHLQEQLVEEELPKIEKILGTKVNVAVLKGMQHYIDLARFEQCIAYADESYDDTFTILQLLVWLTKTQTGVLSELNVSGGGQLFLEKIRKIPDEKSTKGFDFYEQALKNSATADCIVTNHSMVISDLVRQTPIFTQIDGWIIDEAHQVIQAAMQQDETVFSYTQWKYVFGQIGTMEETALFQQFSQAAKKKQRIPMQSLQQLDKQFIRLQRVFDETIQRVVQKVQQQIKGKQTSSKCTLFLEDVLLAKEPLLQVSKLLQQWLDLAVDAGKAFENNIEQLDKNEVFILSEWHYWIREMKLRIAEWEEIFLLPQDDNSVWFEFDLRSVPGSLHVYKKPVNVTPIIEKVLAPLRNQASIVWTSGTLTVPGNERFITRQLGISDSVHVVQLQAPPSYYAGAKAFIVTDMPDIQKVTQAEYIEAVAHAITRTVRMTEGRCFVLFTAQDMLRKTVELIQDSELLDDYMLFAQGVTGGSRMRILKSFQKFSQAVLFGTNSFWEGVDVPGDALSSVIVVRLPFSSPEEPVFKARAKHLTMQGRNSFTELSLPEAIMRFKQGFGRLIRSSQDKGAFIVLDRRISSKSYGKEFIDALPPIDVRKLQLPELLKELSNWQK
- a CDS encoding biotin--[acetyl-CoA-carboxylase] ligase translates to MSMSMKDEILKRLLAASGEAVSGQDLADSLGVSRTAIWKHMQTLQEEGYTFETVKKKGYVLTGVPNSLSPTQLELFLKTERLGRQIHYFDVVDSTQSIAHKLAQEGAPDGTIVIGEEQTAGRGRMSRPWESAKGTGIWMTIILRPDVSPQQASSFTLVVAVAVTMAIKTLYKHVEPAIKWPNDLLINGKKCTGILTEMQAEADLVQALLVGIGINANQQEKDFSPDIANIATSLRIAAGEEINRAALVATILQYLEQFTELFVKEGFSSIKELWEQMSCTIGQRIEVTTLRERFEGIASGITDEGVLQLTLNDGTIRTIYSGDIKIL
- the panD gene encoding aspartate 1-decarboxylase; the encoded protein is MLRMMMNSKIHRATVTEADLNYVGSITIDEDILDAVGMLPNEKVHIVNNNNGARFETYIIAGERGSGVICVNGAAARLVQRGDIVIIISYVYVDNAEAKEHKPTVAIMGEGNTIKEMIAYEPEATIL
- a CDS encoding DUF4097 family beta strand repeat-containing protein, producing MISRSKLIALSMITLGILLAVIGFSSGGRWFIIKEDNGFTVPAKNGLENNFYALEAFTDLHINNDYGDVEILQSDSYTLETNVMKNTDVTYSMKDGTLTVETKSKRKSGMTIGIGTFKSPSIKITVPKDTKLNSIVIDSNFGDTTLKGFDYKQLSLNEDYGDILLKNIAGEKTEITQSFGDLTLKQFKSSGLVVESEHGDITINGTLNGQSNITSSFGDTLLHLDNKKSDVGFELNTSFGDISVNDSSQNSKVSQLLAGENQLSVSLLHGDIALSLK